The following nucleotide sequence is from Mangifera indica cultivar Alphonso chromosome 1, CATAS_Mindica_2.1, whole genome shotgun sequence.
TAATTCAAAATGAAAGTTGGGAGTTGAACCTAATGGCTTGGTTATATGGTTTGTTTTATGAGTAATGTGTCTTTTTGTGTGGAAAGCCAGAATggtttttactgtttatataaGCCAAACACGAGTTCTAATTGACAAATGTAAGTTTTATCTATCAAACTGATAAGCATGCGTAATTTACAGGCCAGAAGATCTACGAGGACCATTtgggcagtttggtcatttgaAGGACATTTACTTGCCACGAGACTATTACACTGGGTAATTATGTCTGTTGTTGTGCCTGTATAGTTTTTCTGTCTGTTAGTGAATGTAGCACAATAAGTAAGAGTGTCAACGCGACTGTCCCCCTCCTGCCTATGCCGAgtgttttttcttaatttttgggGGAAGGGAGGGCAGAGGGGGACTGTTTCTTCATTATCTATGATTGGTTTATGGGAATTTGGTTGTGTTTATTGGAAGTGTTGAAGACACCAATGAAGTAATAAAGAACTTTGTTGAAGAGAACAATGAAGTAATAAGAGTACTCTGTTGAAGACACTATCAAGTGATAAGAGTATTGTTCAAGATGATTTTAATGTACATCAAGATGGGAAGAAATGGTGGGTTTGAATACATTTTGAAGAAGTTCAAGTCTTGAAGAATTGTCAACTCATTAGATTTTTGGCTCTTACAAGGTTAGCTGCCATATGATTGTTTTTGCTGACTACTGTGAGTATATGGGTTGTGCTTATCATGATATCCCATATTACCCTTGATTCAGGATCATGTTTGTGATTTTGGGTATCAGCTATATGTGGTTAAATTTCTGTGTGTGTTTCTGCTAGTATTGTGATGCTTAATATGTGTATGCGGCAGGGAACCTCGTGGTTTTGGTTTTGTCCAGTATTTAGATCCTGCTGATGCAGCTGATGCCAAATATCATATGGATGGTTATGTATTTCTTGGCAGAGAATTGACTGTCGTATTTGCGGaggaaaacaggaaaaaacCTTCAGAAATGAGAGCAAGGGAACGGGTTAGGTAAGGAAAGGTCATTTGTTATAAACTCTTCTAAGTGTGAAagctttcttaatttaaataaagaaaaatgccACGTGCAcacactttgagtacacaaaatgTCTACacatatgttatcatgtgattgagtattaatttatatttaattcaaaattatttaatcacataaaagtgtgtacaaatagttttattgttaaataaaatcttCTAATGACTTCTATGACTGGGTTGAGCTAATTTTGATGAACAAATGTTTTCTTATCAGGGGTCAATCATATGATCGTAGGCGGTCACCGCTTGAATATTCCCGATCACCACGTTATGTACGGAGTTATTCTCGTAGTCCAGATTATTATTCCCCTCCTCCTAGGCAAAGGCGATATTCAAGGTAATTTGAATTCTCTTCTCTATATTTGTGGTTGTTACTACTATGCAATTTCTAGTTCTTTATCTCTTCCAATTTAAGACAAGATGAAATTTACTAACAAAATGTCTTGTGTTGCAATGCAGGTCAATGTCACCAAGAGACAGAAGGTACAGAGGGCGATCTTACTCGAAGTCGCCTTATTCAAGGAGCAGGAGCAGGAGTCGAAGCAAAGAATATAATAGATGAATCTAGTAGGTTGGATGATTAATTTTCGCTTGCTTTGATGATATGATTATAAGTTGAACCAAATTATAGAACATTTTGCTTTATGGAATTGCATTTTGCTGATATTAGGCTTGTGTAcgcatttaaattttatctttagtaCTATGTTACTAGCCTGTGTACGGATTCAAGCTTTCTATCATATCTTGATACCGtgcaaatatataatatgttctggggaaatttttttcattttctgttaGGTTTTGCTAGAAGttcttatcaataataaaaagatgaaatgatctttataataatattaaactaataaaaatatttttacaatttattgaatatattcaaataattttcctCATACTTGAGCTAAGAGACTTTGGATACAATCACACACCTCAAAGGATCGGATTGAATCAAAAACCAATGTAAACGTACTCTTTCAGGCATGTAGACTTGCCCACCGTGTCTTACTCTTTTCTAAAAGGGGATATTACGAGAACTCTTCAACCCATCTCCTCTCTTCTCTATCCTTTTCAGACTTACCCGCCTCTATAATTCTTCTTGTGCTTTAATACCGTTTGACAATAACAATTCTGCAGTAGCAATTCAAAGCATAAACTGTTTTGCAATTGGAATTCGAAACCATGTTACAACGTGTTTCAGTGGCTTCTTATCTGCTAGCGATAGGCAAGCTCAACCACTGTGAAAAGCCTATTGAAACCAGCCATGGTGGTGGTGGATTGGCCATTTGATAGTGGTGATGCTGGGTTGGTTGACAGTCTCAAGTTTGTAGAGTTGTCAGGAGGGGTTGACTGCTTTCAGCTGTGATTCAGTAGGCAGTGGACCatggtgatggtggtggtgcTATTGAGTTGGTTGACGCAACGTTAAGAACGTAAGAAGGAAGAGGAAAGGTAGACGGAAGATGAAGAAAGGTGCCCAGTGCAAAAGGAAATTGACTCTTTTCTGATTTCACCCTTATCAGAAATTGTTCAAATGACAGTATATgatatacacaacaaaaatcCATGACAGCTGAAAAGTAACTCCTTTTCATGCTTTAGGTAATGAGTAACGATGAAAAGTAAACTGATTCATAACATAACATGcaaaaggagaagaaattttagtaatcaaattgACTGGAATCCAATGTAAAACAGATGCAATTATGCTTCTAACCTGCCTATATAAACAAATCACATCTTGTGGTCTGATTATCATATGCTGCGGCAATCTCCTAAACCACCCATGCCTTGAACAAAGTGTTGCAGAAATACTAACCATAACTTATTTTCCATGCAGAAGATACGCCATGCTGCGTAATTCACCTAACATGCATTTTCAGGGGAAAAAACCACTTTTTGCAAGATTACCAGGGTActtcacaaaaaaatattacatatttcAATTCAGGCAAGTCACACCAAAGCATTTTGACATAAATGTTGTTCTTACTAAAATTGTTACTTCAACATCTCGCCTACAATTAACCATTTGAACAAGCACAGGCCTAAGACACCAAGAATTCTGGTAAGAAGTAGATGGCACCTCGACCTCTTTCATTCAGTATGCGGTTGCAAAAATAAATTGAGAAATCTCTCTTCAGTAGCATCATACATCctcattttcttaaaaaattagaaaaagaaaaaagtggcACACAAGCTTTGAGAACACTGTAGAGGCATTTAAGCTTAAGGTGTCACTAAGAAGATAcccaaaaataacaaataggcttttaaaaattacattatcaaaattatcagGCTACTTGTGCGTTTAAGACAGAAGAAAGTTGTCCATATTTTTTTGtcacttaaaatattatttaaggttgtgataatatttatttgaattaacttaaaatcaaatgTGTGTTTAGCTCTTCTACATAAAACCCTCATGTTTAACATCAACGACCAGTGATTTCGAAACGTTTCAAAAATTGGTCGGCGAATTGACCTTCATATTCCACATTCACTTCGGAAGAAACTAGCAATCAAAAAATGTGGTTAAGCCGTTATAGCCGTTGGCCTTCCCGCTTTCATAACCTTCATTTTCATTCACAAACGACAAAGCAACTTCTCTCCTCTTCCATCACCACCGCAACAACTCAATCCTCGCCGTCGCCATTGCCGCCGCCAATGCAGGTGGCGCTCACCGACTCCGCCGGACGGGGCGTGTTCGCAACTCGGAGAATTTGCGCTGGTGATCTCATCCACACAGCCAAGCCCATTGTCTCCCACCCTTCTCTCTCTTCACTCAACAGCGTCTGTTACTTTTGTCTCAGAAGGATTTCTTCAAATTCACCTGATTTTGAAGCTCATAGTGCTCGTTTTTGCAGTCAAGAGTGTGCAGAAAACTCTAAGGTATAACGgggtttcattttgtttttctatattCATCTTTTGTTTTCGGTAATGCGACCACCATATGTTTGAAGTTATGCTTCTCAAAGAAATAGGGTAAATTTACTTCGAATATTTAGCTGTTTTACAACGTCAAATATAGTGTTTGCTCGTTAACTTAGTCAATAGACTGTTGATTGCACTCAGCGACTAAGTCAGGATTTTGTTTCAGTGGGGcaacttaaaagaaa
It contains:
- the LOC123210123 gene encoding serine/arginine-rich SC35-like splicing factor SCL33 isoform X1, producing the protein MRGRSYSYSPPPRGYGRRHRSPSPRGRYGGRGRDMPTSLLVRNLRHDCRPEDLRGPFGQFGHLKDIYLPRDYYTGEPRGFGFVQYLDPADAADAKYHMDGYVFLGRELTVVFAEENRKKPSEMRARERVRGQSYDRRRSPLEYSRSPRYVRSYSRSPDYYSPPPRQRRYSRSMSPRDRRYRGRSYSKSPYSRSRSRSRSKEYNR
- the LOC123210123 gene encoding serine/arginine-rich SC35-like splicing factor SCL33 isoform X2 — protein: MRGRSYSYSPPPRGYGRRHRSPSPRGRYGGRGRDMPTSLLVRNLRHDCRPEDLRGPFGQFGHLKDIYLPRDYYTGELTVVFAEENRKKPSEMRARERVRGQSYDRRRSPLEYSRSPRYVRSYSRSPDYYSPPPRQRRYSRSMSPRDRRYRGRSYSKSPYSRSRSRSRSKEYNR